The Flavobacterium sp. IMCC34852 genome contains the following window.
TAGCATGGAAAGACTGACCAAAGAAAACGCCCGGAGAACGGTGTAACTGAGAAACTACCACACGTTCGGCACCATTGATCACGAAAGTTCCGCTTGGTGTCATGTAGGGAATTGTTCCAAGATACACATCTTGTACAATCGTTTCAAAATCTTCGTGTTCCGGATCGGTACAGTATAGTTTTAGTCTGGCTTTTAAAGGCACACTATAAGTTAAACCTCTTTCGATACACTCTTGAATGGTGTAACGCGGTGGGTCAACAAAATAATCCAGGAATTCCAATACAAATTGGTTTCTTGTATCAGTAATTGGAAAGTTTTCCATGAAGGTGTTATATAACCCTTCGTTGCCTCTTTCATCAGATTTGGTTTCCAATTGGAAGAAATCTTTAAAAGATTTTACCTGAACATCCAGAAAATCGGGATATTGCGGTATGTTTTTAGTAGAGGCAAAATTCAATCTTTCAGTCTGATTTGTTATCATCAATGGACAAAATTTTGATTTAAAAAAAGTAATTTTTGTGTGTAAGCACACGGTTTGATTCTACTTTTCCTTTATTTGATAACCAATACCTCTTAAAAATAAACCAGGAAAATTAGTTCGTTTTCTTCTTCGTATGGGTTAAAAGTTTTTCGTATTTGGTTTTATTTAAGACAATAATTTTATTATACGAAAAATGGTTTAGGCCCTTGGACGCATTTATCCAAGGCCTAAACCTAGTTCTAAAACCGGTGTTGGATTATTTTAACTCAACAACAGCTCCAGCTTCTTCTAAAGATTTTTTCAAACCTTCAGCTTCTGCTTTAGATACTCCTTCTTTGATGTTTGCAGGTGCACCATCAACGATATCTTTTGCTTCTTTAAGACCTAAACCTGTAAGTTCTTTTACAGCTTTAACTACTGCTAATTTAGAAGCACCAGCATCTTTCAATACTACTGTGAATTCTGTTTGCTCTTCAGCAGCTCCGGCATCACCACCACCAGCAGCAACTACTACTGCTGCAGCAGCTGGTTCAATACCATACTCATCTTTTAATATTGTAGCTAAATCGTTAACTTCTTTTACTGTTAGGTTAACTAATTGTTCTGCGAATTGTTTCAAATCTGCCATTTTTTCTATCGTTTAAAATGTTCTTTAATTATTATTTTTTTAGTCTGCTCTAATTATTCTGCTGCCTCGCCTTTTTGTTCAGCATTGTTTAATAACGCTGAAATAATACGTTGCGCAGGAGATTGAAGTAATCCGATGATTTCTCCAATAACTTCTTCTTTAGATTTAAGAGATGCTAGGCTGTCTAACAAGTTATCTCCAATGTAGATTTCTTGGTTGATATAAGCACCTTTGAAAACAGGTTTATCTGATTTCTTTCTAAAATCTTTAATGATTTTTGCCGGAGCATTGGCGATGTCTGCAATAAAAATGGAAGAATTTCCTTTTAATACAGAAGCTAAATCACCGTAATCATTTGCGGAAGCTTCCATTGCTTTTTCAAGCAAAGTATTTTTTACTACTTCTAATTTGATACCTGCTTTGAAACAAGCTCTTCTTAGATTTGAAGTAGTTTCTGCATCTAACCCAGAGGTGTCAGCAATATATACAATATTACTTTCCGCCAACTTTGCAGTTAAATCTTCTATCGCGATTGATTTTTCTTCTCTTGTCATAATAAAATTTGTTTAACTACCAATTATACAGCTTTAGGATCTAAAGCGATAGCAGGACTCATAGTACTTGACAAGTGAATTGACTTGATGTAAGTACCTTTTGCTGCAGTTGGTTTTAATTTAAGTAATGTTTGAATGATCTCGTGAGCGTTGTCTACAATCTTATCCGCTTCGAAAGAAATTCTTCCGATACCGGCGTGAACGATTCCAGTTTTATCCACTTTAAAGTCGATTTTACCCGCTTTTACTTCAGCAACAGCTTTACCAATTTCCATAGTAACTGTTCCCGTTTTTGGGTTTGGCATTAAACCTCTTGGACCTAATACACGTCCTAATGGTCCTAATTTACCCATGATAGCCGGCATAGTGATGATTACATCAACATCTGTCCAACCATCTTTAATTTTTTGAAGGTAATCGTCTAATCCTACGAAATCAGCTCCGGCAGCTTTTGCTTCAGCTTCTTTGTCCGGAGTAACTAAAGCCAAAACTTTAGTGTCTTTACCGGTTCCGTGAGGAAGAGTCACAACACCTCTTACCATTTGGTTTGCTTTTCTTGGATCTACTCCTAAACGAACAGCAATGTCTACAGACTCATCAAATTTTGCAGAAGCAACATTCTTCAATAAAGACGAAGCGTCTTTTAATGAATACAATTTGTTTTTCTCAATCTTTGCAGCAGCCTCTTTTTGTTTTTTTGTCAATTTTGCCATGTCTTACGCTTGTTTTAGCGGAGAATCTCCAGTTACAGTTAATCCCATTGATCTAGCTGTTCCAGCAACCATGCTCATAGCAGATTCGATAGTGAATGCATTTAAATCAGGCATCTTGTCTTCGGCAATCGTTTTGATTTGGTCCCAGCTTACGCTACCCACTTTACGACGATTTGGCTCTCCAGAACCGGATTTTAATTTGGCAGCATCCAATAATTGAATTGCAGCAGGCGGAGTTTTCACGACAAAATCAAACGATTTGTCTTTGTACACGGTAATTTGTACCGGTAACACTTTGCCGGGTTGATCTTGAGTTCTCGCATTGAATTGCTTACAGAACTCCATGATATTAACTCCAGCAGCTCCCAAAGCAGGTCCAACCGGTGGCGACGGGTTCGCAGCACCTCCCTTAACTTGTAGTTTAACTACTTTACTAATTTCTTTAGCCATTGTTTAAAAATTTTACATCTCTCAATTGGAAGCGATTGATGCGGTTATAATATATATGTAACAAAAATTATACTTTTTCAACTTGCATAAAGCTCAATTCTAATGGAGTTTTTCTTCCGAAAATTTTCACCATCACTTCCAGCTTACGCTTTTCTTCATTGATTTTATCAATAGTTCCGTTGAAACCATTGAAAGGACCATCAATAACCTTGATTGTTTCACCTATACTGAAAGGAATGCTTTGGGTATCAGTATTGACAGCCAATTCATCGACTTTTCCAAGCATTCTGTTAACTTCTGACATTCTTAAAGGCACCGGATCTCCTCCTTTAACTTCACCCAAAAAACCAATCACACCGGTAATCGATTTAATGATGTGTGGAATTTCACCAACCAAATTAGCTTCAATCATGACATAACCAGGAAAATATACCTTATCCTTAGCTATCTTTTTCCCATCTCTAACTTGCACCACTTTTTCAGTCGGAACAAGCACTTGAGAGATATAATCTGACATGCCAAGTCTGTTAATTTCAGTTTCGATATAAGCTTTTACCTTATTCTCTTGACCGCTAACAGCCCTAACGACATACCATTTTTTTACATTAATATCAGCCATTATAGAATAATTAAGGTTTTAACCATTTAAAGAAACCGGCAATTACTTTTGCACAAGCTTCATCAACACCCCAAGTTGCCAAAGCAAAAACAATTGAAAATACAGCCACTACAATAGTGAATTTTTGAACCTCAGCCCATTCCGGCCAAGTAACATTTGTTTTCAATTCTTCAAATGCCTCTGATATATAGTTAACAATTTTTGTCATTGTAAATTATTTTTTTGCACGGGCGGAGGGATTCGAACCCCCATCAACGGTTTTGGAGACCGCTATTCTACCCTTGAACTACGCCCGTTTATTAAAAACCAGTGTCGTTCTAAAAAACGACACTGGTAATTTATTTAATTTGATAATTAGTCTTCGATTGAAGTAACCTGACCAGCACCAACTGTTCTACCACCTTCACGGATAGCGAAACGCAAACCTACGTTTAATGCAATTGGGCTTAACAAAGCAACATCAATAGTTAAGTTATCACCTGGCATTACCATCTCTACACCAGCTGGTAAAGAAATAACTCCT
Protein-coding sequences here:
- the rplL gene encoding 50S ribosomal protein L7/L12, whose translation is MADLKQFAEQLVNLTVKEVNDLATILKDEYGIEPAAAAVVVAAGGGDAGAAEEQTEFTVVLKDAGASKLAVVKAVKELTGLGLKEAKDIVDGAPANIKEGVSKAEAEGLKKSLEEAGAVVELK
- the rplJ gene encoding 50S ribosomal protein L10, producing MTREEKSIAIEDLTAKLAESNIVYIADTSGLDAETTSNLRRACFKAGIKLEVVKNTLLEKAMEASANDYGDLASVLKGNSSIFIADIANAPAKIIKDFRKKSDKPVFKGAYINQEIYIGDNLLDSLASLKSKEEVIGEIIGLLQSPAQRIISALLNNAEQKGEAAE
- the rplA gene encoding 50S ribosomal protein L1 codes for the protein MAKLTKKQKEAAAKIEKNKLYSLKDASSLLKNVASAKFDESVDIAVRLGVDPRKANQMVRGVVTLPHGTGKDTKVLALVTPDKEAEAKAAGADFVGLDDYLQKIKDGWTDVDVIITMPAIMGKLGPLGRVLGPRGLMPNPKTGTVTMEIGKAVAEVKAGKIDFKVDKTGIVHAGIGRISFEADKIVDNAHEIIQTLLKLKPTAAKGTYIKSIHLSSTMSPAIALDPKAV
- the rplK gene encoding 50S ribosomal protein L11; this translates as MAKEISKVVKLQVKGGAANPSPPVGPALGAAGVNIMEFCKQFNARTQDQPGKVLPVQITVYKDKSFDFVVKTPPAAIQLLDAAKLKSGSGEPNRRKVGSVSWDQIKTIAEDKMPDLNAFTIESAMSMVAGTARSMGLTVTGDSPLKQA
- the nusG gene encoding transcription termination/antitermination protein NusG produces the protein MADINVKKWYVVRAVSGQENKVKAYIETEINRLGMSDYISQVLVPTEKVVQVRDGKKIAKDKVYFPGYVMIEANLVGEIPHIIKSITGVIGFLGEVKGGDPVPLRMSEVNRMLGKVDELAVNTDTQSIPFSIGETIKVIDGPFNGFNGTIDKINEEKRKLEVMVKIFGRKTPLELSFMQVEKV
- the secE gene encoding preprotein translocase subunit SecE, whose amino-acid sequence is MTKIVNYISEAFEELKTNVTWPEWAEVQKFTIVVAVFSIVFALATWGVDEACAKVIAGFFKWLKP